The following proteins come from a genomic window of Anomaloglossus baeobatrachus isolate aAnoBae1 unplaced genomic scaffold, aAnoBae1.hap1 Scaffold_2577, whole genome shotgun sequence:
- the LOC142263434 gene encoding uncharacterized protein LOC142263434 isoform X1: MEKGESDVWGDERRKEEDPTDDCASISEGHLIPSYFKADDCSITQDTYEEQGHISNILSANHRKELSSDPVKELSPNPSKTVKQNNSVRSVKDQTAHTRLKTISCTECEKCFTDKTKFAIHWRIHIGVKPFSCSECGKCFISKSQFLRHERSHTGEKPFSCSECGKCFRQKSQIVAHERIHTGENPFSCSECGKCFMKKFSLLRHERSHTGEKPFSCSECGKCFSQKSQIVAHERIHTGEKPFSCSECGKCFHHKPHLVTHEKIHTGEKPFSCSECGKCFSRKSDLLTHERIHTGEKPFSCSECGKCFTDKSSLRGHERLHTGEKPFSCSECGKSFTDRSSLRIHERLHTGEKPFSCSECGKYFTDRSSLRAHERLHTGEKPFSCSECGKSFTDRSCLRTHKKLHTGEKPFSCSECGKSFTDRSSLFTHERIHTGEKPFSCSECGKCFTARSALRKHERIHTGEKPFSCSECGKCFSRKLSLVIHERIHTGEKPFSCSECGKSFTDISSLRTHERLHTGEKPFSCSECGKSFTDRSSLRTHERLHTGEKPFSCSECGKSFTDRSSLFTHEKIHTGEKPFSCSECGKCFLRKLQLVRHQRTHTGKKPC, translated from the coding sequence atgactgtgccAGTATCTCCGAAGGACATTTGATACCTTCATATTTTAAAGCAGATGATTGTAGCATCACAcaagatacatatgaagagcaaggACACATCTCAAATATACTCTCAGCCAATCATCGGAAAGAACTATCATCTGATCCTGTTAAAGAACTATCTCCTAATCCATCAAAGACAGTTAAGCAAAACAATAGTGTCAGAAGTGTGAAAGATCAAACAGCGCACACCAGGTTGAAGACTATTTCATgcacagaatgtgagaaatgttttacagataaaacGAAATTTGCTATTCATTGGAGAATTCACATTggagtgaagccattttcatgctcagaatgtgggaaatgttttattagcaAATCTCAATTTCTTagacatgagagaagtcacacaggggagaaaccattttcatgctcagaatgtgggaaatgttttcgtcAGAAATCGCAAATTgttgcacatgagagaattcacacaggggagaatccattttcatgctcagaatgtgggaaatgttttatgaaGAAATTTAGTCTTCTTagacatgagagaagtcacacaggggagaagccattttcatgctcagaatgtgggaaatgttttagtcagaaatcgcAAATTgttgcacatgagagaattcacacaggggagaagccattttcatgttcagaatgtgggaaatgttttcatcaTAAACCTCATCTTGtcacacatgagaaaattcacacaggggagaagccattttcatgttcagaatgtgggaaatgttttagtcgcaAATCTGATcttcttacacatgagagaattcacacaggggagaagccattttcatgttcagaatgtgggaaatgttttacagataaatctTCTCTTCGTGGACATGAGaggcttcacacaggggagaagccattttcttgctcagagtgtgggaaatcttttacagaTAGATCTTCCCTTCGTATACATGAGAGgcttcacactggggagaagccattttcttgctcagaatgtgggaaatattttacagaTAGATCTTCTCTTCGTGCACATGAaagacttcacacaggggagaagccattttcttgctcagaatgtgggaaatcttttacagaTAGATCTTGTCTTCGTACACATAAGAagcttcacacaggagagaagccattttcttgctcagaatgtgggaaatcttttacagatagatcttctctttttacacatgagagaattcacactggggagaagccattttcttgctcagaatgtgggaaatgttttacagctaGATCAGCTCTTCGTAAACATGAGcgcattcacacaggggagaagccattttcatgttcagaatgtgggaaatgttttagtcgcaAATTGTctcttgttatacatgagagaattcacacaggggagaagccattttcttgctcagaatgtgggaaatcttttacagaTATATCTTCTCTTCGTACACATGAGaggcttcacacaggggagaagccattttcttgctcagaatgtgggaaatcttttacagaTAGATCTTCTCTTCGTACACATGAGaggcttcacacaggggagaagccattttcttgctcagaatgtgggaaatcttttacagatagatcttctctttttacacatgagaaaattcacactggggagaagccattttcatgttcagaatgtggaaaatgttttcttAGGAAATTacaacttgttagacatcaaagaactcacactggGAAGAAGCCATGTTAA